The Salvia miltiorrhiza cultivar Shanhuang (shh) chromosome 1, IMPLAD_Smil_shh, whole genome shotgun sequence genome has a window encoding:
- the LOC131024131 gene encoding transmembrane emp24 domain-containing protein p24delta3-like, translating to MKLVVEARRLWAVMLAVAAALPAARGVWLKMPSSGRKCVYEELQSNVVVIGDYYSFYGDGDANYTTHPTLTVKVSSPFGNKLYEKEGARHGQFALTTNEPGNYKACFVVDSGDQSGKPVTVGLEWRTGIATKDWDSVAKKEKIEGLDLEMKKLQDYVQAIKDKMIQLMSKELKMRSVITRTNTRVAQYSQASLGVCILVSALQLWYLRRYFHHKKLI from the exons ATGAAGTTGGTGGTGGAGGCTCGTCGTTTGTGGGCAGTGATGCTGGCGGTGGCTGCGGCGTTGCCGGCGGCGCGTGGAGTGTGGCTGAAAATGCCGAGCTCTGGGCGGAAGTGCGTTTACGAGGAGTTGCAGAGCAACGTGGTCGTTATAGGCGATTACTATTCCTTTTACGGTGACGGCGACGCTAATTACACTACGCATCCCACCCTTACCGTTAAG GTTTCATCCCCGTTCGGGAATAAGCTGTATGAAAAAGAGGGAGCTCGGCACGGCCAGTTTGCCTTGACGACGAACGAGCCGGGGAATTACAAGGCATGCTTTGTGGTGGACAGCGGCGATCAGAGTGGTAAACCAGTGACGGTAGGCTTAGAATGGAGAACGGGGATTGCTACAAAAGATTGGGACTCCGTTGCAAAGAAGGAAAAGATTGAG GGTTTGGATCTTGAAATGAAAAAGCTTCAGGACTATGTGCAGGCTATCAAAGACAAAATGATTCAATTGATGAGCAA GGAACTGAAGATGAGGAGTGTGATTACTCGGACAAACACCCGCGTGGCGCAGTACAGCCAGGCATCCCTTGGTGTCTGCATCTTGGTTTCAGCTCTCCAGCTCTGGTATTTGAGGAGATACTTTCACCACAAAAAACTCATTTAG
- the LOC131024147 gene encoding uncharacterized protein LOC131024147 produces the protein MAIRIGITKPQLFHHFRSAVNPAAGNYRLTVFKASSSFSSSPATRKLILYSKPGCCLCDGLKEKLDAAFSLSSPNSIGDIELQVRDITTDPEWERLYQYEIPVLARVREDGVEETLPRLSPRLGVELVQKKIAAAFDR, from the exons ATGGCAATCAGGATTGGAATAACAAAACCTCAACTGTTTCATCATTTCCGGTCAGCGGTCAATCCCGCCGCCGGAAATTATAGATTAACGGTGTTCAAAGCGTCATCTTCTTTCTCATCTTCGCCGGCAACGAGAAAACTCATACTCTACTCAAAGCCCGGATGCTGTTTGTGCGATGGCCTCAAAGAGAAACTCGATGccgctttctctctctccagccCCAATTCAATCGGCGATATCGAATTGCAG GTGAGAGACATTACGACTGATCCGGAGTGGGAGAGGCTTTACCAATACGAGATACCGGTGTTGGCTAGAGTCCGAGAAGATGGCGTGGAG GAGACGCTTCCTAGGTTATCTCCTCGTCTTGGAGTCGAGCTCGTTCAGAAGAAGATAGCAGCTGCATTTGATCGATGA